Proteins encoded together in one Sander lucioperca isolate FBNREF2018 chromosome 17, SLUC_FBN_1.2, whole genome shotgun sequence window:
- the phka1a gene encoding phosphorylase b kinase regulatory subunit alpha, skeletal muscle isoform isoform X1, translating to MRSRSNSGVKLDNYARMVHQTILQHQDPVTGLLPGSTEQSHSWVRDNVYCVLSVWALSLAYRKNADRDEDKAKAYELEQSVVKLMRGILQCIMRQLGKVEKFKYSRSTSDSLHAKYNTKTCAPVVGDDQWGHLQVDATSLFLLFLAQMTASGLHIVYTQDEVDVVQNLMFYIEAAYKVADYGMWERGDKTNQGITEINASSIGMAKAALEALDELNLFGAKGGPGSVVHALADDIQHCQSILTSMLPRASISKEVDAGVLAIISYPAFAVDDISIVNMTKEEIISKLQGRYGCCRFLRDGHKTPKEDPNRLYYESAELKLFENIECEWPLFWTYLILDGIFINSPEQVQEYQEALEGILIKQKDGIRLLPELYSVPPDKVEEEYLNPHSVERVPMGKCPLKWGQSLYILGNLLAEGFLAPGEIDPLNRRFSTVPKPDVVVQVSVLAETEEIKALLLKNGINVETVADIYPIHVQPSSVLSHIYARLGRNPRLGLSGRPYRRIGVLGTSKFYTIRNTLFSFTPQFIDHQQFYLALDNKMIVEMLRTEISYLASRWRMTGRPTVTFPISQTMLTDEHTNLDPVVLATLKKLQDGYFGGARIQTGKLSEFLTTSCFAHLSFLDGKGSGSMSHRREEYDDDESDGDGYVHELRNDDEADDLAQYLDHLLAHAAPKKPKRQVGALGKFKALATKTKDMVSLMNKAQDLDIQNVNMYLPNKLFHSPQPSLNLNLPDPSALQGTQASGATASAKDVIPTDASGNIDHNALVQLLKDTQSLQDQGDILYILFKDKGMDWDTHLHGKGSTVRSLLSDLYEKAGEVKHWGLIRMISGMLKKKVEELDSACSDLLAHQKHLTVGLPPEPREKTITAPIPPDQLAALIDEASDNNISVAILTQEIMVYLAMSIRTQPSLFSEMFRLRIGLIIQVMATELAQSLNCSGEEATESLMSLGPSELKNLLHHILSGKEFGVQCSVRELDAGISPAISIHQLGNVGATKSERAGISKLKSDMRMLEHRLSLTDPSKAEHRLSLSDPFKEPRLSLTDPAAEMDRRVSLTDSVKLDQSLTSPRKGMRSQSLDIESFESGRYKMQSIESLDIPECLPVTKDSRHGQWLRRRRLDGALNRVPVGFYQKVWKILQKCHGLSIEGFVLPSSTTREMTPGEIKFSVHVETVLNRVPQPEYRQLLVEAILVLTMLADVEIPSIGSIIHVEKIVQMANDMFYKDQRDLGAEEHFLERDPSTGVCRLLYDSAPSGRFGSMTYLTKAVAAYVQDFLPCEACAVQ from the exons ATGAGAAGCAGGAGCAACTCGGGCGTTAAGCTGGACAACTATGCCCGGATGGTGCACCAAACTATCCTGCAGCACCAA gatCCAGTGACAGGTCTTCTGCCGGGCAGCACTGAACAGTCTCACTCCTGGGTCAGAGACAATGTTTACTGCGTCCTGTCTGTGTGGGCGCTCAGTCTGGCCTACAGGAAGAACGCCGACAGGGACGAAGACAAGGCCAAGGCCTACGAACTGGAGCAG agTGTGGTGAAGCTAATGAGAGGCATCCTTCAGTGCATAATGAGGCAG CTGGGTAAGGTGGAGAAGTTTAAATACAGCAGAAGTACCTCAGACTCACTCCATGCCAAGTACAACACCAAGACCTGTGCTCCGGTTGTCGGGGACGACCAGTGGGGTCACCTGCAGGTCGACGCCACCTCACTCTTCCTGCTCTTCCTCGCTCAGATGACCGCATCCG GTCTCCATATTGTCTACACCCAAGATGAAGTGGACGTAGTTCAGAATCTAATGTTCTACATTGAGGCGGCTTACAAAGTGGCT GATTATGGGATgtgggagagaggagacaaaacCAACCAGGGCATCACTGAGATTAACGCCAGCTCTATAGGCATGGCCAAG GCAGCTCTGGAGGCTTTGGACGAGCTCAACCTGTTCGGAGCAAAAGGAGGACCTGGATCTGTCGTCCACGCTTTGGCTGACGACATACAGCACtgccag TCCATCCTGACCTCGATGTTACCCAGAGCGTCCATCTCTAAAGAGGTGGACGCCGGAGTCCTGGCGATCATCTCGTACCCCGCCTTCGCTGTGGATGACATCAGCATCGTCAACATGACCAAGGAGGAGATCATCTCTAAACTGCAG GGTCGATACGGCTGCTGCAGGTTTCTCAGAGACGGACACAAAACACCTAAAGAG GATCCAAACCGTCTGTATTACGAGTCTGCAGAACTGAAGCTGTTTGAAAACATTGAGTGCGAGTGGCCGCTGTTCTGGACCTACCTCATACTGGATGGCATCTTTATCAACAGCCCTGAGCAG GTGCAGGAGTACCAGGAGGCTCTGGAGGGCATCCTGATCAAACAGAAAGACGGGATACGACTGCTGCCAGAGCTCTACAGTGTCCCCCCAGATAAG gtggaggaggagtATTTGAACCCTCACTCTGTGGAGAGGGTGCCGATGGGCAAATGTCCTCTGAAATGGGGACAGTCTCTGTACATCCTTGGAAACCTTCTGGCTGAG GGATTTCTTGCCCCCGGAGAGATCGACCCTCTTAACCGACGTTTCTCCACCGTCCCAAAGCCGGATGTGGTCGTACAGG TGTCAGTTCTGGCAGAGACTGAGGAGATTAAAGCGCTGCTGCTAAAGAACGGTATAAATGTGGAAACTGTCGCTGACATCTATCCCATCCACGTGCAGCCCTCCAGCGTCCTCAGCCACATCTACGCCAGACTCG GTCGTAACCCGAGGCTGGGTCTGTCGGGACGGCCCTACAGGAGAATAGGAGTGCTGGGAACCTCCAAGTTCTACACCATCAGAAACACCCTCTTCTCATTCACACCTCAG TTCATCGACCACCAACAGTTCTACTTGGCGTTGGACAACAAAATGATCGTGGAGATGTTGAGGACGGAAATCTCCTACCTCGCATCCAGATGGAGGATGACCGGACGACCCACCGTCACTTTTCCCATTTCACAGACTATGCTGa ctgATGAGCACACAAACTTGGACCCTGTAGTGTTGGCCACACTGAAGAAACTACAGGATGGATATTTTGGAGGAGcaag GATCCAGACAGGAAAGCTGTCGGAGTTCTTGACCACTTCTTGTTTCGCTCACCTGAGCTTCCTGGACGGTAAGGGTTCTGGCAGCATGAGCCACCGCCGCGAAgagtatgatgatgatgagagtGACGGCGATGGATACGTGCATGAGTTACGTAATGATGATG AGGCTGACGACCTCGCCCAGTACCTGGACCACCTGCTGGCCCACGCTGCCCCGAAGAAGCCCAAACGGCAGGTGGGAGCTCTGGGGAAGTTCAAGGCTTTGGCCACCAAAACCAAGGACATGGTGTCTCTGATGAACAAGGCTCAGGACCTCGACATCCAAA atGTCAACATGTACCTTCCGAACAAGCTGTTTCACTCTCCTCAGCCTTCCCTCAACCTGAACCTCCCAGACCCGTCTGCACTGCAAGGAACCCAG GCTTCGGGGGCGACAGCCTCAGCAAAGGACGTTATCCCCACAGATGCCAGCGGAAACATCGACCACAACGCTTTGGTCCAGCTGCTAAAAGACACCCAGAGTCTCCAGGACCAGGGCGATATACTCTACATCCTCTTCAAAGACAA GGGCATGGACTGGGACACTCATCTGCACGGTAAAGGCTCCACGGTGAGATCTCTGCTCTCTGACCTGTATGAGAAGGCAGGTGAAGTCAAACACTGGGGCCTTATCAGGATGATCTCTGGCATGCTAAAGAAGAAGGTGGAGGAGCTCGACTCG GCCTGCTCTGACTTGCTAGCGCATCAGAAGCACCTGACGGTGGGTCTGCCTCCGGAGCCCCGAGAGAAAACCATCACTGCTCCCATACCTCCAGACCAGCTGGCCGCTCTCATCGACGAGGCCAGCGACAACAACATCAGCGTGGCCATTCTCACTCAG GAGATCATGGTGTACCTGGCTATGAGCATAAGGACTCAGCCCAGCCTGTTCAGCGAGATGTTCAGGCTCCGTATCGGTCTCATCATCCAGGTCATGGCCACTGAACTGGCCCAGTCGCTCAACTGCTCAG gagaggAGGCTACAGAGAGTCTGATGAGTCTCGGCCCATCAGAGCTGAAGAATCTCCTCCACCACATTCTCAGTGGGAAAGAGTTTGGAGTTCAATGCAGTG TTAGAGAGCTGGATGCCGGCATCAGTCCTGCCATCTCCATCCATCAACTGGGCAACGTGGGCGCCACCAAGAGCGAGAGAGCCGGCATCAGCAAACTGAAGAGCGACATGAGGATG CTGGAACACCGCTTGTCTTTGACGGATCCGAGTAAG GCGGAGCACAGGTTGTCCTTGTCGGATCCATTTAAG GAACCCCGGTTGTCTTTGACAGATCCGGCTGCGGAG ATGGACCGAAGGGTGTCTTTGACTGACTCAGTtaag CTGGACCAGTCACTGACCTCCCCGCGCAAG GGCATGCGATCTCAGTCTCTGGACATAGAAAGCTTTGAATCTGGG AGGTACAAGATGCAGTCCATAGAATCTCTGGACATTCCCGAATGCTTGCCAGTTACCAAGGATTCCAGACACGGCCAATGGCTGCGCAGGAGGCGTCTGGACGGAGCCTTGAACCGCGTTCCTGTGGGCTTCTACCAGAAAGTCTGGAAGATCCTGCAGAAG TGCCACGGTTTGTCCATAGAAGGGTTTGTCCTCCCTTCTTCAACCACCAGAGAG ATGACACCAGGAGAGATCAAATTCTCCGTCCACGTGGAGACGGTTTTGAACCGCGTCCCTCAGCCTGAGTACCGGCAGCTGCTGGTGGAAGCCATCCTGGTGCTCACCATGCTGGCCGACGTGGAGATCCCGAGCATCGGCTCCATCATCCACGTGGAGAAGATCGTCCAGATGGCCAACGACATGTTCTACAAGGATCAG AGAGACCTGGGAGCAGAGGAGCACTTCCTGGAGCGGGACCCGTCCACCGGAGTGTGCAGGCTGCTGTACGACAGCGCCCCGAGTGGCC
- the phka1a gene encoding phosphorylase b kinase regulatory subunit alpha, skeletal muscle isoform isoform X10: protein MRSRSNSGVKLDNYARMVHQTILQHQDPVTGLLPGSTEQSHSWVRDNVYCVLSVWALSLAYRKNADRDEDKAKAYELEQSVVKLMRGILQCIMRQLGKVEKFKYSRSTSDSLHAKYNTKTCAPVVGDDQWGHLQVDATSLFLLFLAQMTASGLHIVYTQDEVDVVQNLMFYIEAAYKVADYGMWERGDKTNQGITEINASSIGMAKAALEALDELNLFGAKGGPGSVVHALADDIQHCQSILTSMLPRASISKEVDAGVLAIISYPAFAVDDISIVNMTKEEIISKLQGRYGCCRFLRDGHKTPKEDPNRLYYESAELKLFENIECEWPLFWTYLILDGIFINSPEQVQEYQEALEGILIKQKDGIRLLPELYSVPPDKVEEEYLNPHSVERVPMGKCPLKWGQSLYILGNLLAEGFLAPGEIDPLNRRFSTVPKPDVVVQVSVLAETEEIKALLLKNGINVETVADIYPIHVQPSSVLSHIYARLGRNPRLGLSGRPYRRIGVLGTSKFYTIRNTLFSFTPQFIDHQQFYLALDNKMIVEMLRTEISYLASRWRMTGRPTVTFPISQTMLTDEHTNLDPVVLATLKKLQDGYFGGARIQTGKLSEFLTTSCFAHLSFLDGKGSGSMSHRREEYDDDESDGDGYVHELRNDDEADDLAQYLDHLLAHAAPKKPKRQVGALGKFKALATKTKDMVSLMNKAQDLDIQNVNMYLPNKLFHSPQPSLNLNLPDPSALQGTQASGATASAKDVIPTDASGNIDHNALVQLLKDTQSLQDQGDILYILFKDKGMDWDTHLHGKGSTVRSLLSDLYEKAGEVKHWGLIRMISGMLKKKVEELDSACSDLLAHQKHLTVGLPPEPREKTITAPIPPDQLAALIDEASDNNISVAILTQEIMVYLAMSIRTQPSLFSEMFRLRIGLIIQVMATELAQSLNCSGEEATESLMSLGPSELKNLLHHILSGKEFGVQCSVRELDAGISPAISIHQLGNVGATKSERAGISKLKSDMRMAEHRLSLSDPFKMDRRVSLTDSVKLDQSLTSPRKGMRSQSLDIESFESGRYKMQSIESLDIPECLPVTKDSRHGQWLRRRRLDGALNRVPVGFYQKVWKILQKCHGLSIEGFVLPSSTTREMTPGEIKFSVHVETVLNRVPQPEYRQLLVEAILVLTMLADVEIPSIGSIIHVEKIVQMANDMFYKDQRDLGAEEHFLERDPSTGVCRLLYDSAPSGRFGSMTYLTKAVAAYVQDFLPCEACAVQ, encoded by the exons ATGAGAAGCAGGAGCAACTCGGGCGTTAAGCTGGACAACTATGCCCGGATGGTGCACCAAACTATCCTGCAGCACCAA gatCCAGTGACAGGTCTTCTGCCGGGCAGCACTGAACAGTCTCACTCCTGGGTCAGAGACAATGTTTACTGCGTCCTGTCTGTGTGGGCGCTCAGTCTGGCCTACAGGAAGAACGCCGACAGGGACGAAGACAAGGCCAAGGCCTACGAACTGGAGCAG agTGTGGTGAAGCTAATGAGAGGCATCCTTCAGTGCATAATGAGGCAG CTGGGTAAGGTGGAGAAGTTTAAATACAGCAGAAGTACCTCAGACTCACTCCATGCCAAGTACAACACCAAGACCTGTGCTCCGGTTGTCGGGGACGACCAGTGGGGTCACCTGCAGGTCGACGCCACCTCACTCTTCCTGCTCTTCCTCGCTCAGATGACCGCATCCG GTCTCCATATTGTCTACACCCAAGATGAAGTGGACGTAGTTCAGAATCTAATGTTCTACATTGAGGCGGCTTACAAAGTGGCT GATTATGGGATgtgggagagaggagacaaaacCAACCAGGGCATCACTGAGATTAACGCCAGCTCTATAGGCATGGCCAAG GCAGCTCTGGAGGCTTTGGACGAGCTCAACCTGTTCGGAGCAAAAGGAGGACCTGGATCTGTCGTCCACGCTTTGGCTGACGACATACAGCACtgccag TCCATCCTGACCTCGATGTTACCCAGAGCGTCCATCTCTAAAGAGGTGGACGCCGGAGTCCTGGCGATCATCTCGTACCCCGCCTTCGCTGTGGATGACATCAGCATCGTCAACATGACCAAGGAGGAGATCATCTCTAAACTGCAG GGTCGATACGGCTGCTGCAGGTTTCTCAGAGACGGACACAAAACACCTAAAGAG GATCCAAACCGTCTGTATTACGAGTCTGCAGAACTGAAGCTGTTTGAAAACATTGAGTGCGAGTGGCCGCTGTTCTGGACCTACCTCATACTGGATGGCATCTTTATCAACAGCCCTGAGCAG GTGCAGGAGTACCAGGAGGCTCTGGAGGGCATCCTGATCAAACAGAAAGACGGGATACGACTGCTGCCAGAGCTCTACAGTGTCCCCCCAGATAAG gtggaggaggagtATTTGAACCCTCACTCTGTGGAGAGGGTGCCGATGGGCAAATGTCCTCTGAAATGGGGACAGTCTCTGTACATCCTTGGAAACCTTCTGGCTGAG GGATTTCTTGCCCCCGGAGAGATCGACCCTCTTAACCGACGTTTCTCCACCGTCCCAAAGCCGGATGTGGTCGTACAGG TGTCAGTTCTGGCAGAGACTGAGGAGATTAAAGCGCTGCTGCTAAAGAACGGTATAAATGTGGAAACTGTCGCTGACATCTATCCCATCCACGTGCAGCCCTCCAGCGTCCTCAGCCACATCTACGCCAGACTCG GTCGTAACCCGAGGCTGGGTCTGTCGGGACGGCCCTACAGGAGAATAGGAGTGCTGGGAACCTCCAAGTTCTACACCATCAGAAACACCCTCTTCTCATTCACACCTCAG TTCATCGACCACCAACAGTTCTACTTGGCGTTGGACAACAAAATGATCGTGGAGATGTTGAGGACGGAAATCTCCTACCTCGCATCCAGATGGAGGATGACCGGACGACCCACCGTCACTTTTCCCATTTCACAGACTATGCTGa ctgATGAGCACACAAACTTGGACCCTGTAGTGTTGGCCACACTGAAGAAACTACAGGATGGATATTTTGGAGGAGcaag GATCCAGACAGGAAAGCTGTCGGAGTTCTTGACCACTTCTTGTTTCGCTCACCTGAGCTTCCTGGACGGTAAGGGTTCTGGCAGCATGAGCCACCGCCGCGAAgagtatgatgatgatgagagtGACGGCGATGGATACGTGCATGAGTTACGTAATGATGATG AGGCTGACGACCTCGCCCAGTACCTGGACCACCTGCTGGCCCACGCTGCCCCGAAGAAGCCCAAACGGCAGGTGGGAGCTCTGGGGAAGTTCAAGGCTTTGGCCACCAAAACCAAGGACATGGTGTCTCTGATGAACAAGGCTCAGGACCTCGACATCCAAA atGTCAACATGTACCTTCCGAACAAGCTGTTTCACTCTCCTCAGCCTTCCCTCAACCTGAACCTCCCAGACCCGTCTGCACTGCAAGGAACCCAG GCTTCGGGGGCGACAGCCTCAGCAAAGGACGTTATCCCCACAGATGCCAGCGGAAACATCGACCACAACGCTTTGGTCCAGCTGCTAAAAGACACCCAGAGTCTCCAGGACCAGGGCGATATACTCTACATCCTCTTCAAAGACAA GGGCATGGACTGGGACACTCATCTGCACGGTAAAGGCTCCACGGTGAGATCTCTGCTCTCTGACCTGTATGAGAAGGCAGGTGAAGTCAAACACTGGGGCCTTATCAGGATGATCTCTGGCATGCTAAAGAAGAAGGTGGAGGAGCTCGACTCG GCCTGCTCTGACTTGCTAGCGCATCAGAAGCACCTGACGGTGGGTCTGCCTCCGGAGCCCCGAGAGAAAACCATCACTGCTCCCATACCTCCAGACCAGCTGGCCGCTCTCATCGACGAGGCCAGCGACAACAACATCAGCGTGGCCATTCTCACTCAG GAGATCATGGTGTACCTGGCTATGAGCATAAGGACTCAGCCCAGCCTGTTCAGCGAGATGTTCAGGCTCCGTATCGGTCTCATCATCCAGGTCATGGCCACTGAACTGGCCCAGTCGCTCAACTGCTCAG gagaggAGGCTACAGAGAGTCTGATGAGTCTCGGCCCATCAGAGCTGAAGAATCTCCTCCACCACATTCTCAGTGGGAAAGAGTTTGGAGTTCAATGCAGTG TTAGAGAGCTGGATGCCGGCATCAGTCCTGCCATCTCCATCCATCAACTGGGCAACGTGGGCGCCACCAAGAGCGAGAGAGCCGGCATCAGCAAACTGAAGAGCGACATGAGGATG GCGGAGCACAGGTTGTCCTTGTCGGATCCATTTAAG ATGGACCGAAGGGTGTCTTTGACTGACTCAGTtaag CTGGACCAGTCACTGACCTCCCCGCGCAAG GGCATGCGATCTCAGTCTCTGGACATAGAAAGCTTTGAATCTGGG AGGTACAAGATGCAGTCCATAGAATCTCTGGACATTCCCGAATGCTTGCCAGTTACCAAGGATTCCAGACACGGCCAATGGCTGCGCAGGAGGCGTCTGGACGGAGCCTTGAACCGCGTTCCTGTGGGCTTCTACCAGAAAGTCTGGAAGATCCTGCAGAAG TGCCACGGTTTGTCCATAGAAGGGTTTGTCCTCCCTTCTTCAACCACCAGAGAG ATGACACCAGGAGAGATCAAATTCTCCGTCCACGTGGAGACGGTTTTGAACCGCGTCCCTCAGCCTGAGTACCGGCAGCTGCTGGTGGAAGCCATCCTGGTGCTCACCATGCTGGCCGACGTGGAGATCCCGAGCATCGGCTCCATCATCCACGTGGAGAAGATCGTCCAGATGGCCAACGACATGTTCTACAAGGATCAG AGAGACCTGGGAGCAGAGGAGCACTTCCTGGAGCGGGACCCGTCCACCGGAGTGTGCAGGCTGCTGTACGACAGCGCCCCGAGTGGCC